From Nocardia sp. XZ_19_385, the proteins below share one genomic window:
- a CDS encoding Pls/PosA family non-ribosomal peptide synthetase, translated as MLQPEVDAVAGGDALSNPLLRGTLAPPARTLADILAATADTYPDAPAIDDGTTVLGYAELLAEVDTVVGRLAAAGVRAGDRVGVRMPSGSSDLYVAILAVLHAGAAYVPVDADDPDERARLVFGEARVSAIVTGAGIESTGVETATTARESTELPTPADDAWIIFTSGSTGTPKGVAVTHRNAAAFVDAEARLFLQDAPIGPDDRVLAGLSVAFDASCEEMWLAWRHGACLVPAPRALVRTGADLGPWLVRREISIVSTVPTLAATWPAEALDSVRLLIFGGEAVPPELAEKLAGNGNSETVREVWNTYGPTEATVVACAALLNGKWPVRIGLPLDGWDLTVVDAEGNPVGEGESGELVIGGVGLARYLDPAKDAEKYAPLASVGWERAYRSGDLVRNDREGLVFLGRADDQIKLGGRRIELGEIDNALQHLPGVTGAAAAIRTTKAGNKILVGYLTGPDDGFDAARARAILAEQLPAPLVPRLAVVAELPTRTSGKVDRNALPWPLPKNKDPDADTVLSSTAQWVAGLWDSILGAEATGPDTDFFDLGGGSLAAAQLVAALRERYPHVAVADLYDHPRLGALADFLDASAPVEAVDERVVRPTPLSAQLFQVLATIPLTTLTGLQWLTWLGIVGNIAARSGALPWLPHLSWWWALVAFLLFISPPGRMLLCVIGSRVLLRGVEPGSYSRGGWVHLRLWTAVRLSEASGAENLSGAPWMVPFARSLGAKIGQGVDLHTLPPVTGMLELGDGCSIEPEVDLSGYWLDGDLVHIGPITIGPGAVVGARSILLPGTKIGKNAEIAPGSAVSGKVKAEQEWGGSPAVKVGKAQHRWPDTTPPRAAHWVLIFGITSMVLAAVPIIGLGTGGVFIAWWVRDTPTLTAGLARAFAILPVAVLLSLGVYAAVTILAVRLFSIGLKEGYHPVRSRVGWQVWSTERLLDSARTFLFPLYASLLTPIWLRLLGAKIGKRVEASTVLLLPKFTTVADGAFLADDTMIASYELGGGWLRIGEAKVGKRAFLGNSGMTAPGRRVPKNGLVAVLSAAPSKAKAGSSWLGSPPVRLRRASESASTERTFDPPARLRIARGIVETCRLIPVFVTFAIGLGVIFTLAWLAQTFGHLIAALLSGGVLLLAGAVACASAVAAKWLLVGRIRAGEHPLWSSFVWRNEVADTFVETVAAPWFARAATGTPVLNLWLRGLGAQIGRGVWCESYWLPEADLVTLGDGATVERGCVVQTHLFHDRIMAMDTVTLEPGATLGPHCVALPASRIGAGATIGPASLVMRGDSVPPSSRWWGNPIAPWSGDR; from the coding sequence ATGCTCCAGCCGGAGGTCGATGCCGTAGCGGGCGGGGACGCGCTATCGAATCCGTTGCTGCGTGGCACTCTTGCCCCGCCTGCGAGGACCCTGGCCGACATCTTGGCCGCGACCGCCGACACCTATCCCGACGCTCCCGCTATCGATGACGGTACGACCGTCCTCGGGTATGCCGAACTGCTCGCCGAGGTCGACACCGTGGTCGGGCGATTGGCTGCGGCGGGTGTGCGGGCCGGGGACCGGGTCGGGGTGCGGATGCCGTCCGGCTCCAGCGACCTGTATGTCGCGATCCTGGCGGTATTGCATGCGGGCGCGGCCTATGTGCCGGTCGATGCCGACGATCCCGACGAGCGCGCGCGGCTGGTCTTCGGTGAAGCGCGCGTCAGTGCGATCGTGACCGGTGCGGGCATCGAAAGCACCGGGGTCGAAACTGCCACGACGGCACGGGAATCCACCGAGTTGCCGACGCCGGCGGACGACGCGTGGATAATCTTCACCTCCGGTTCGACCGGAACGCCGAAAGGTGTTGCGGTCACCCATCGCAACGCCGCCGCGTTCGTCGACGCCGAGGCCCGGCTGTTCTTGCAGGACGCCCCGATCGGGCCCGATGACCGGGTGCTGGCGGGTCTTTCGGTCGCGTTCGACGCCTCCTGCGAGGAGATGTGGCTGGCCTGGCGGCACGGTGCGTGCCTGGTGCCCGCGCCGCGCGCGCTGGTGCGGACCGGCGCGGACCTGGGTCCGTGGCTGGTGCGCCGCGAGATCAGCATCGTCTCCACCGTGCCGACGCTGGCCGCGACCTGGCCCGCGGAGGCGCTGGACTCGGTCCGGCTGCTCATCTTCGGTGGCGAGGCGGTGCCACCGGAACTCGCGGAAAAGCTCGCGGGCAATGGCAATTCGGAGACCGTCCGGGAGGTATGGAACACCTACGGGCCCACCGAGGCGACCGTGGTCGCGTGTGCCGCACTGCTCAACGGCAAGTGGCCGGTTCGGATCGGTTTGCCACTCGATGGCTGGGATCTCACCGTCGTCGATGCCGAGGGAAATCCGGTGGGGGAGGGGGAATCCGGCGAACTGGTCATCGGCGGCGTCGGCTTGGCCCGGTACCTCGACCCGGCCAAGGACGCCGAGAAGTACGCGCCACTCGCGTCGGTCGGCTGGGAACGCGCTTACCGCAGTGGCGATTTGGTGCGCAATGACCGGGAGGGCCTGGTCTTCCTCGGCCGGGCCGACGATCAGATCAAACTGGGTGGCCGCCGGATCGAACTCGGTGAAATCGACAACGCCTTGCAGCATCTGCCCGGAGTCACCGGCGCGGCAGCGGCGATCCGAACCACCAAGGCGGGCAACAAGATTCTGGTTGGTTACCTGACCGGCCCGGATGACGGCTTCGACGCGGCCCGTGCCAGGGCCATTCTCGCCGAACAGCTTCCGGCTCCGCTGGTGCCCCGTCTGGCCGTGGTTGCCGAACTGCCCACCCGCACCTCCGGCAAGGTCGACCGGAATGCGCTGCCCTGGCCGCTACCCAAGAACAAAGACCCCGATGCCGACACCGTGCTGTCGTCGACCGCGCAATGGGTTGCGGGACTCTGGGATTCGATTCTCGGCGCGGAGGCCACCGGGCCCGATACCGACTTCTTCGACCTCGGCGGCGGTTCGCTGGCGGCCGCGCAGCTGGTTGCCGCACTGCGTGAGCGCTACCCCCATGTCGCGGTCGCCGATCTCTACGACCATCCGCGCCTCGGCGCGCTGGCCGACTTCCTCGATGCCAGCGCCCCGGTCGAGGCCGTCGACGAGCGCGTCGTGCGCCCGACCCCGCTGAGCGCTCAGCTGTTCCAGGTCCTCGCGACCATCCCGCTGACCACATTGACCGGCTTGCAGTGGCTGACCTGGCTGGGGATCGTCGGCAATATCGCCGCCCGATCCGGTGCGCTGCCGTGGCTGCCGCATCTCTCCTGGTGGTGGGCGCTGGTGGCGTTCCTGCTGTTCATTTCCCCGCCCGGACGGATGCTGCTGTGCGTCATCGGGTCCCGCGTGCTGCTGCGCGGTGTCGAGCCCGGCAGCTATTCGCGCGGCGGCTGGGTGCATCTGCGCCTGTGGACCGCTGTGCGGCTCTCCGAGGCCAGCGGTGCGGAGAACCTCTCGGGCGCACCGTGGATGGTGCCGTTCGCGCGATCGCTCGGCGCGAAGATCGGCCAGGGCGTGGACCTGCATACCCTGCCGCCGGTCACCGGCATGCTCGAACTCGGGGACGGCTGCAGCATCGAACCCGAGGTCGATCTGTCCGGGTATTGGCTCGACGGCGACCTGGTGCACATCGGCCCGATCACCATCGGGCCCGGCGCTGTCGTCGGCGCGCGATCGATCCTGCTGCCCGGCACCAAGATCGGCAAGAACGCCGAGATCGCACCCGGATCCGCGGTATCGGGAAAGGTCAAGGCGGAGCAGGAGTGGGGTGGCTCGCCCGCGGTGAAAGTAGGTAAGGCGCAACACCGCTGGCCCGACACCACACCGCCGCGCGCCGCGCACTGGGTGCTGATCTTCGGCATCACCTCGATGGTGCTGGCGGCTGTGCCGATCATCGGACTCGGTACCGGTGGTGTCTTCATCGCTTGGTGGGTGCGCGATACCCCCACGCTCACTGCCGGACTCGCGCGCGCCTTCGCGATCCTGCCCGTCGCCGTGCTGCTCAGTCTCGGGGTCTATGCCGCAGTCACGATCCTCGCGGTGCGGCTGTTCAGCATCGGCCTGAAGGAGGGCTATCACCCGGTCCGCAGCCGCGTCGGGTGGCAGGTCTGGTCCACCGAGCGGTTGCTGGACTCGGCCCGCACTTTCCTGTTTCCGCTCTACGCCAGCCTGCTCACCCCGATCTGGCTGCGGCTGCTCGGGGCCAAGATCGGCAAGCGGGTGGAAGCGTCGACCGTGCTGCTGTTGCCGAAGTTCACCACCGTCGCCGACGGCGCCTTCCTGGCCGACGACACCATGATCGCCAGCTACGAACTCGGCGGCGGCTGGCTGCGGATCGGGGAGGCGAAGGTCGGCAAGCGGGCGTTCCTCGGCAATTCCGGGATGACCGCGCCGGGCCGCCGGGTGCCGAAAAATGGCTTGGTGGCTGTACTTTCGGCCGCGCCGTCGAAGGCGAAAGCCGGTTCCTCGTGGCTGGGTAGCCCGCCCGTCCGGCTGCGCCGCGCATCGGAAAGCGCCAGCACCGAGCGCACTTTCGACCCGCCCGCCCGCTTGCGCATAGCCCGCGGCATCGTCGAAACCTGCAGGCTGATCCCGGTATTCGTCACCTTCGCGATCGGCCTCGGCGTGATCTTCACGCTGGCCTGGCTGGCGCAGACCTTCGGCCACCTGATCGCGGCCCTGCTCAGCGGCGGGGTGCTGCTGCTTGCCGGTGCGGTCGCCTGCGCCAGCGCGGTGGCCGCGAAATGGCTTCTGGTGGGCCGAATCCGGGCCGGGGAGCATCCGCTCTGGAGTTCGTTCGTGTGGCGCAACGAGGTGGCCGACACCTTCGTCGAGACCGTTGCCGCGCCCTGGTTCGCCCGCGCCGCGACCGGCACGCCCGTACTCAATTTGTGGCTGCGGGGGCTCGGCGCACAGATCGGCCGCGGGGTATGGTGCGAGTCCTACTGGCTACCGGAGGCTGACCTGGTGACTCTCGGCGACGGCGCGACCGTGGAACGCGGTTGTGTGGTGCAAACCCACCTGTTCCACGACCGCATCATGGCGATGGACACCGTCACCCTCGAGCCCGGCGCCACCCTCGGCCCGCACTGCGTCGCGTTGCCCGCCTCGCGCATCGGCGCGGGCGCCACCATCGGGCCCGCCTCGCTGGTGATGCGCGGTGATTCGGTGCCGCCGTCGAGCCGGTGGTGGGGCAACCCGATCGCTCCGTGGTCCGGTGACCGCTGA
- a CDS encoding M1 family metallopeptidase: MAAKFYEPPIDEYLPQNGNRGYRVSRYELDLVYKVASNRLTGRADITAVTTAARDRFALDLSQSLTVTKVSINGAKVAKYAHQNGKLVITPTQKIPAGGALVLAVQYAGVPKPVRGPWGEVGWEELTEGALVASQPNGAASWFPCDDHPSSKASYRISITTDSPFYALANGKLLRKQTRASQTTWVYEQTEPMATYLATIQIGPYQRYRVGPMQSPVPMHAVLPARLRLHFEHDFARQPEMMELFTELFGPYPFEAYTVLVSDDDLEIPIEAQGISVFGANHCDGRRGAERLVAHELAHQWFGNSLTIRQWRDIWLHEGFACYAEWIWSEASGGPTADQQARAARHNLARQPQDILVGDPGPLRMFDDRVYKRGALTLHALRLELGDLAFFDLLRDWTIRYQHSSVDTEEFTDLAGHYSSLPLHALWDSWLRREPLPALPPPTR; the protein is encoded by the coding sequence ATGGCGGCGAAGTTCTACGAGCCGCCGATCGATGAATACCTGCCGCAGAACGGCAACCGCGGCTACCGCGTCTCGCGCTACGAGCTGGACCTGGTCTACAAGGTCGCCAGCAATCGGCTGACCGGGCGCGCCGATATCACCGCCGTCACCACCGCCGCCCGGGATCGGTTCGCACTGGATCTGTCCCAATCGCTCACTGTCACCAAGGTTTCCATCAACGGCGCGAAGGTCGCGAAGTACGCGCACCAGAACGGCAAACTGGTGATCACGCCGACGCAGAAGATCCCGGCGGGCGGCGCACTGGTGCTGGCCGTGCAGTACGCGGGTGTGCCGAAACCGGTGCGCGGCCCGTGGGGTGAGGTCGGCTGGGAGGAACTGACCGAGGGCGCGCTGGTGGCCAGCCAGCCCAACGGCGCCGCCTCCTGGTTTCCCTGCGACGATCATCCGAGTTCCAAAGCCAGCTACCGCATTTCGATCACCACCGACAGCCCGTTCTACGCCCTCGCCAACGGCAAGCTGCTGCGCAAGCAGACCAGGGCGAGCCAGACCACCTGGGTGTACGAGCAGACCGAACCGATGGCGACCTATCTGGCGACGATTCAGATCGGGCCGTATCAGCGGTATCGGGTCGGCCCTATGCAGAGCCCGGTACCGATGCACGCGGTGCTGCCGGCCCGGCTGCGCCTGCACTTCGAGCACGACTTCGCGCGCCAGCCCGAGATGATGGAGCTGTTCACCGAACTGTTCGGGCCGTACCCTTTCGAGGCCTACACCGTGCTGGTCTCCGATGACGACCTGGAAATCCCCATTGAGGCGCAAGGGATTTCGGTGTTCGGCGCGAACCACTGCGACGGACGACGCGGGGCCGAGCGCCTGGTGGCGCACGAACTGGCGCACCAGTGGTTCGGCAACAGCCTCACCATCCGGCAGTGGCGCGATATCTGGCTGCACGAGGGGTTCGCCTGCTACGCCGAATGGATCTGGTCGGAGGCCTCCGGCGGCCCCACCGCCGACCAGCAGGCCCGCGCGGCCCGGCACAATCTGGCGCGGCAGCCGCAGGACATCCTCGTCGGCGACCCCGGTCCGCTGCGCATGTTCGACGACCGCGTGTACAAGCGCGGTGCGCTGACCCTGCACGCGCTGCGCCTGGAACTCGGCGATCTCGCGTTCTTCGATCTGCTGCGGGACTGGACCATCCGCTACCAGCACTCCTCGGTCGACACCGAGGAGTTCACGGATCTGGCCGGGCATTACAGCTCGCTGCCGCTACACGCGCTGTGGGACAGCTGGTTGCGTCGCGAGCCACTGCCCGCGCTGCCGCCGCCTACCCGCTAG
- a CDS encoding DUF2752 domain-containing protein, producing MNSTHLASGPAPHPAKYSGWRALPAPLVTAAAGIGAVALLHFRDPHVEGSYGLCPVYALTGIYCPGCGGMRAIHNLTDGRIIDSLHSNLIAIPLLLTFAWFVGMWTMRAWRGQRLTLPQVNRPAMVVVAILVVIFSIVRNTPWGTWLAPV from the coding sequence GTGAACAGCACGCACCTCGCCTCCGGACCGGCCCCGCACCCGGCGAAGTATTCGGGCTGGCGCGCGCTGCCCGCGCCGCTGGTCACCGCGGCCGCCGGTATCGGAGCCGTTGCGCTGCTGCACTTCCGGGATCCGCACGTGGAGGGGTCCTACGGGCTCTGCCCCGTCTACGCGCTCACCGGGATCTACTGCCCCGGCTGCGGCGGCATGCGCGCGATCCACAACCTGACCGACGGCCGGATCATCGATTCGCTGCACAGCAATCTGATCGCGATCCCGCTGCTGCTCACCTTCGCCTGGTTTGTCGGCATGTGGACCATGCGCGCCTGGCGTGGGCAACGACTGACGCTCCCGCAGGTCAACCGGCCCGCGATGGTGGTCGTGGCTATCCTGGTCGTGATCTTCTCGATAGTTCGCAACACCCCGTGGGGCACCTGGCTCGCCCCCGTCTGA
- a CDS encoding glyoxalase superfamily protein — MATEQIGLAAPIPVLRMFEVAKAYEFYRDYLGFTVDWEHRFGDDFPLYAQVSRSAAKLHLSEHHGDGTPGSVVWVAVDDIHAFHAELARKEYRYAKPGCPEDGPGGPGFALTDPFGNILRFAQPE, encoded by the coding sequence ATGGCGACCGAGCAGATCGGCCTCGCGGCCCCGATACCCGTCCTGCGGATGTTCGAGGTGGCCAAGGCCTACGAGTTCTACCGCGACTATCTCGGCTTCACCGTCGATTGGGAGCACCGGTTCGGCGATGATTTCCCGCTCTACGCCCAGGTGTCGCGGTCCGCGGCGAAGCTGCACCTGAGCGAGCACCACGGCGACGGCACGCCCGGGTCGGTGGTGTGGGTCGCGGTCGACGACATCCATGCCTTCCATGCCGAACTCGCGCGGAAGGAGTACCGGTACGCCAAACCTGGCTGCCCGGAAGACGGTCCGGGCGGGCCCGGGTTCGCTCTGACCGATCCGTTCGGCAATATCCTGCGGTTCGCGCAACCGGAGTAG
- a CDS encoding alpha/beta fold hydrolase, translated as MLVTSMKTLAGVRGAEPLTAAYRASLRSRTFATAALNKPATPPQIIPVTTVDGARLRVHAYGPADGDVIVLIHGWSCSIEYWNPQINALADRYRVVCYDQRGHGASDLGRRTPSADTLADDLSTVLDATLPRGRRAVLAGHSMGGITLQAWAARYPEQVRERAAAVLLVNTAAGGIRYETDLLPLFNKPLSVAKRPVTLFGAGVRMPIMLAETVLSAPVPLPGLWPVNLIFKNRVMAATATADEVNFSFGVVRSCRPLARGLHAAALAEMDLGAAAENLTVPTTVIAGAHDKLLPERMSRPIVEALRGVGSLVDYHVWPTGHLGNVEAADRFNAELVSLVERTRQRTATAV; from the coding sequence ATGCTGGTCACGTCGATGAAGACGCTGGCAGGGGTCCGCGGCGCCGAGCCGCTAACCGCCGCCTACCGTGCGAGTTTGCGGTCTCGCACCTTTGCCACCGCGGCTTTGAACAAGCCCGCCACCCCGCCCCAGATCATCCCGGTGACCACCGTGGACGGAGCCCGGCTCCGGGTGCACGCCTACGGCCCCGCGGACGGCGACGTGATCGTCCTGATCCACGGCTGGAGCTGCAGCATCGAGTACTGGAACCCGCAGATCAACGCGCTCGCCGACCGGTATCGGGTGGTCTGTTACGACCAGCGCGGCCACGGTGCGAGCGACCTCGGCCGCCGCACCCCGAGTGCCGACACTCTCGCCGACGACCTCAGCACCGTCCTCGACGCGACCCTGCCGCGCGGCCGCCGCGCCGTGCTCGCCGGGCACAGCATGGGCGGAATCACCTTGCAGGCGTGGGCCGCTCGCTATCCGGAGCAGGTACGCGAGCGCGCTGCCGCGGTGTTGCTGGTGAACACGGCGGCGGGCGGCATCCGGTACGAGACCGATCTCCTACCCCTGTTCAACAAGCCGCTGTCGGTGGCGAAGCGCCCGGTCACGTTGTTCGGCGCGGGCGTTCGCATGCCGATCATGCTGGCTGAGACAGTGCTTTCCGCGCCGGTGCCACTACCCGGGCTGTGGCCGGTCAACCTGATCTTCAAGAACCGGGTGATGGCCGCGACCGCCACCGCCGACGAGGTGAACTTCTCCTTCGGTGTCGTGCGCTCCTGCCGGCCGCTGGCCCGTGGCCTGCATGCCGCCGCACTCGCCGAAATGGACCTCGGCGCCGCCGCCGAGAATCTGACCGTGCCCACCACCGTGATCGCGGGCGCGCACGACAAACTGCTGCCGGAACGGATGAGCCGCCCGATCGTCGAGGCGCTGCGCGGTGTCGGCAGCCTGGTCGACTACCACGTCTGGCCGACCGGCCACCTCGGCAATGTCGAGGCCGCCGACCGGTTCAACGCCGAATTGGTCTCGCTCGTCGAGCGCACACGCCAGCGGACCGCTACCGCGGTCTGA
- a CDS encoding flavin reductase family protein has translation MTEALPPETGIEIPDDLSGITAELYRASMRHYPAGVTVVTLNSPSGPVGFTATSFASLSLEPPLISFNIAHTSSSIQAMLNAESVVVHILGEHQQHLAQRFSRSAEQRFTDHSLWTTLPTGEPVLHGTPIWFRATVQQLIPIGDHTFVVALVTRVHDQTDEKPSAAPLLYYNGRYHRPTELDH, from the coding sequence GTGACCGAAGCACTACCGCCCGAGACCGGCATCGAGATCCCGGATGACCTGAGCGGCATCACCGCCGAGCTGTACCGCGCCTCCATGCGCCACTATCCGGCCGGCGTCACCGTCGTCACGCTCAACTCCCCCAGCGGCCCGGTCGGCTTCACCGCCACCTCGTTCGCGTCGCTGTCGCTGGAACCGCCGCTGATCTCGTTCAACATCGCGCACACCTCGTCCAGCATCCAGGCCATGCTGAACGCCGAATCGGTGGTCGTGCACATCCTCGGCGAACACCAGCAGCACTTGGCGCAGCGGTTCTCGCGCAGCGCCGAGCAGCGGTTCACCGATCACTCGCTGTGGACCACGCTGCCGACCGGCGAGCCGGTGCTGCACGGCACTCCGATCTGGTTCAGAGCTACTGTCCAGCAGCTGATTCCGATCGGCGACCACACCTTCGTCGTCGCGCTGGTCACCCGCGTGCACGATCAGACCGACGAAAAGCCCTCCGCCGCACCGCTTCTCTACTACAACGGCCGCTACCATCGCCCGACCGAACTGGACCACTGA
- a CDS encoding 2-oxo-4-hydroxy-4-carboxy-5-ureidoimidazoline decarboxylase, with translation MLMHQGIGLDRFNTLTRGRAVHALFECCANVTWAARLADARPFPDRDALLAMADVEVLALSQSDLDRALDAVVHEPLTGRTVGELARVTRDRIDAMLGPSDGFPEYRS, from the coding sequence ATGCTGATGCATCAAGGAATCGGACTCGACCGCTTCAACACCCTGACTCGCGGTCGCGCCGTGCACGCCCTGTTCGAATGCTGCGCCAATGTCACCTGGGCCGCCCGGCTCGCCGACGCCCGGCCCTTCCCGGATCGGGACGCGCTGCTGGCCATGGCGGATGTCGAGGTACTCGCCCTGTCCCAATCCGATCTGGATCGGGCGCTCGACGCGGTGGTGCACGAGCCGCTGACCGGGCGGACGGTGGGCGAGCTGGCCCGGGTCACCCGGGACCGGATCGACGCCATGCTCGGGCCCAGCGACGGGTTTCCGGAGTACCGCAGCTAG
- a CDS encoding crotonase/enoyl-CoA hydratase family protein, translating into MTDWKAFTVETKDHVAQVTLTGPGKGNAMGPDFWRELPLIFIELDADPEVRAIVLTGSGKHFSYGLDLPAMAGTFGPLLAEKALAAPRTDFLKEIRSMQASVTAVADCGKPIIAAVSGWCIGGGLDLIAAVDIRYASAEAKFSLREAKVAIVADIGSLHRLPGIIGEGHLRELAYTGKDIDAARAEKIGLINDVFDDQEAALDAAHATAREIAANPPLVVQGVKDVLDQRDKSAVAEGLRYVSAWNAAFLPSEDLTEAIQAVFEKREPQFKGR; encoded by the coding sequence ATGACTGACTGGAAGGCCTTCACCGTCGAGACCAAGGACCACGTCGCGCAGGTGACGCTGACCGGTCCCGGCAAGGGCAATGCCATGGGCCCGGATTTCTGGCGCGAACTCCCGCTCATCTTCATCGAACTGGACGCCGACCCCGAGGTGCGCGCCATCGTGCTCACCGGTTCGGGCAAGCATTTCTCCTACGGCCTGGATCTGCCCGCCATGGCCGGCACCTTCGGCCCGCTGCTCGCCGAGAAGGCGCTCGCCGCGCCGCGCACCGATTTCCTCAAGGAGATCCGCAGCATGCAGGCCTCGGTGACCGCGGTCGCCGACTGCGGTAAGCCGATCATCGCCGCGGTCTCCGGCTGGTGCATCGGCGGCGGCCTGGACCTGATCGCGGCCGTCGACATCCGCTACGCCAGCGCCGAGGCCAAGTTCAGCCTGCGTGAGGCGAAGGTCGCCATCGTCGCCGATATCGGTTCGCTGCACCGGCTTCCGGGCATCATCGGCGAGGGCCATCTGCGCGAGCTGGCCTACACCGGCAAGGACATCGACGCCGCGCGCGCCGAGAAGATCGGCCTGATCAACGACGTGTTCGACGATCAGGAAGCCGCTCTGGACGCCGCGCACGCCACCGCGCGCGAGATCGCCGCGAACCCGCCGCTGGTGGTGCAGGGTGTGAAGGATGTGCTGGACCAGCGCGACAAGTCCGCCGTCGCCGAGGGCCTGCGTTATGTCTCGGCGTGGAACGCGGCATTCCTGCCGTCGGAGGACCTCACCGAGGCGATCCAGGCGGTCTTCGAGAAGCGGGAGCCGCAGTTCAAGGGGCGGTAA
- a CDS encoding MarR family transcriptional regulator, translating into MDLDGQAVDTIAVQLTRLQRLRERTAVQVRNTSGVDPAAFAILFRLLCDGPMRSGALADALYSDASTISRQVAQLVERQLLRRTADPADGRASVLVVTDRGREVAEEIRLRRRANLTRVMADWSPEHRTQFAELLRQFVDDFDRVRPSMVATAIAAHANESETERVS; encoded by the coding sequence GTGGACCTTGACGGACAGGCAGTCGACACGATCGCGGTGCAGCTCACCCGGCTGCAGCGCCTGCGCGAGCGCACCGCGGTCCAGGTCCGCAACACCTCCGGGGTAGATCCGGCGGCCTTCGCGATCCTGTTCCGGCTGCTGTGCGACGGCCCGATGCGGTCGGGCGCGCTGGCCGACGCGCTGTACTCCGACGCCTCGACGATCAGTCGTCAAGTGGCGCAGCTGGTGGAACGCCAATTGCTGCGGCGCACCGCCGATCCGGCCGACGGCCGGGCCTCGGTGCTCGTGGTCACCGACCGGGGGCGCGAGGTCGCCGAGGAGATCCGGCTGCGCCGCCGAGCCAACCTCACCCGGGTAATGGCCGACTGGTCGCCGGAGCACCGGACGCAGTTCGCGGAGCTGCTGCGGCAGTTCGTCGACGACTTCGACCGGGTCCGGCCCAGCATGGTCGCCACCGCGATCGCCGCACACGCGAACGAGAGTGAAACGGAGCGAGTTTCTTGA